One Acidobacteriota bacterium DNA window includes the following coding sequences:
- a CDS encoding amidohydrolase: MADDGLRHEGFVLEVPGQAGQPVSPQRTAEAKQRDWPAGTTIISADSHMLETDCWIDRFPAHLKDKAPRMEFREGGWHFTIGGKAMMRPHDIVPLCDAMECHPGLTNIEARLKDLDTEGVDKELIFPQRLFGLYMMTDMEMRHEIFSAYNESIAEQCAKGNGRLFPVMVPNYWHMPEARASVARCKELGARCLMVPINPRKDLDGNPILYNDPKMDVLWEAIADSGIPLCFHIGENIPTAAPGATGTFVLTQMGGFRQNWGMLTFAGVFDRFPALKVVFVEAGISWVASMIHDADMIYTHFPTMVQPKLKHPPSWYWHNHCYATFMTDPAGLELLHRIGADRVMWSSDYPHQESTFGYTRGAIQAVFDATTVENAQMILGGTAEKLFRMT, translated from the coding sequence ATGGCGGACGACGGTCTGAGACATGAAGGATTCGTGCTGGAAGTGCCGGGACAGGCGGGGCAGCCGGTCTCGCCCCAGCGCACGGCCGAGGCGAAACAGCGCGACTGGCCGGCTGGCACGACGATCATTTCCGCCGACAGCCACATGCTGGAAACCGATTGCTGGATCGACCGCTTCCCGGCCCACCTGAAGGACAAGGCGCCGCGGATGGAATTCCGCGAGGGCGGCTGGCACTTCACCATTGGCGGCAAAGCGATGATGCGCCCGCACGATATCGTTCCCCTGTGCGACGCGATGGAATGCCATCCGGGCCTGACGAATATCGAGGCGCGGCTGAAAGATCTGGATACGGAAGGTGTCGACAAGGAGCTGATCTTTCCGCAGCGCCTGTTCGGGCTCTACATGATGACCGACATGGAGATGCGCCACGAGATCTTCAGCGCGTATAACGAGTCGATTGCCGAACAGTGCGCGAAGGGAAACGGGCGCCTCTTCCCGGTGATGGTGCCGAACTACTGGCACATGCCGGAGGCGCGCGCTTCTGTGGCGCGCTGCAAGGAGCTTGGCGCGCGCTGCCTGATGGTGCCGATCAATCCGCGCAAGGATCTCGACGGCAACCCGATCCTCTACAACGATCCGAAGATGGACGTGCTGTGGGAAGCGATTGCCGATAGCGGCATTCCGCTGTGTTTCCATATCGGCGAGAATATCCCGACGGCGGCGCCGGGCGCGACGGGCACGTTCGTGCTGACTCAGATGGGCGGCTTCCGGCAGAACTGGGGCATGCTGACCTTTGCCGGCGTGTTCGACCGCTTCCCGGCGCTGAAGGTGGTGTTCGTGGAAGCCGGAATTTCGTGGGTGGCAAGCATGATCCACGATGCGGACATGATCTACACGCACTTCCCGACCATGGTGCAGCCGAAGCTGAAACATCCGCCAAGCTGGTACTGGCACAACCACTGCTATGCGACCTTCATGACCGACCCGGCGGGCCTCGAGCTGCTCCACCGGATCGGGGCGGACCGGGTGATGTGGTCGTCGGATTATCCGCATCAGGAGAGCACGTTCGGCTATACGCGCGGGGCGATCCAGGCGGTGTTCGATGCGACGACCGTGGAGAACGCTCAGATGATCCTCGGCGGGACTGCGGAGAAGCTGTTCCGGATGACTTGA
- a CDS encoding amidohydrolase family protein: protein MLNRFGSTALAALFVLGACAHEAGAPAAELAAVPAAETETWSVRLNDTTIGQMVATTEGDSVKVDYEFRNNGRGPTMAEMITLGADGLPVSWTIDGATTFGNEVHEKFALDGTASSWTDTTGSSTAERTEPTIYIPQNGSPYSLVIYTKALLADEDLKMPAWPAGTLSMNPTGKAVTVDGAAGPVEASAYALVGDDVDPTYFLLDGDNALFALISPRFVIVREGYEEADTELKELATTLSTERLEAIQAETAHKFDAPLAITNVHIFDPKAKAMTGLSTVIVEDGVIQSVTAGTADTTGAYVVDGEGGSLVPGLIEMHGHMGQDAALKNIAAGVTLMRDMGNDNEVLSELITKIEAGTLAGPRVVRSGFIEGKSPFNSNNGILVTSEEEAVAAVDWYADQGEFWSIKIYNSMNPLWIPAVIARAKERGLHVTGHVPAFTNANAMIEMGYDEMTHINQVMLGWVLTPEEDTRTLLRLTALQRLPNVDLDGPEVKYTLDLMVANGVAIDPTVAIHEALLLSRNGETQAGMADYVDHMPVAVQREAKAAWSAINSPEEDEAYRGAFDQIIGTVKRMKDRGIFIVMGTDLGGALTLHRELELYQNVGFTPAEILARATYEEAEYMGLGAELGSIEPRRFADFFLVPGNPVEDLKAIKTIRMVSKGDTVYFPSEIYPYFGIRPFAEAPAVAPPAGK, encoded by the coding sequence ATGCTGAACCGGTTTGGCTCCACGGCGCTGGCGGCGCTGTTCGTTCTGGGCGCGTGCGCGCATGAGGCCGGGGCGCCGGCGGCGGAACTCGCCGCTGTGCCCGCCGCCGAGACCGAAACCTGGTCGGTGCGTCTCAACGATACGACCATCGGCCAGATGGTTGCGACGACCGAGGGTGACAGCGTCAAGGTCGACTACGAATTCCGCAACAACGGACGCGGCCCCACGATGGCCGAAATGATCACGCTCGGCGCGGACGGCCTGCCGGTCAGCTGGACGATCGACGGCGCGACGACCTTCGGCAACGAGGTCCACGAAAAATTCGCCCTCGACGGCACCGCCTCCAGTTGGACCGACACGACTGGCTCATCGACCGCCGAGCGCACCGAGCCTACGATCTACATTCCGCAGAATGGCTCGCCGTACTCATTGGTGATCTACACCAAGGCGCTGCTCGCCGATGAAGACCTGAAGATGCCCGCCTGGCCGGCCGGCACCCTGTCGATGAACCCCACCGGCAAGGCGGTCACCGTCGACGGCGCGGCCGGACCGGTCGAGGCTTCGGCCTACGCCCTTGTCGGCGATGACGTCGACCCGACCTATTTCCTGCTGGACGGCGACAACGCGCTCTTTGCCCTCATCTCGCCGCGCTTCGTCATCGTGCGTGAAGGTTATGAGGAGGCCGACACCGAACTGAAGGAGCTGGCAACCACTCTGTCCACGGAGCGTCTGGAGGCGATCCAGGCCGAGACCGCTCACAAGTTCGATGCGCCGTTGGCGATCACCAACGTTCACATATTCGATCCCAAAGCGAAGGCGATGACGGGCCTGTCGACCGTCATCGTCGAGGACGGCGTCATCCAGTCGGTCACCGCCGGCACGGCAGACACGACCGGCGCCTATGTGGTGGACGGGGAGGGCGGCTCGCTGGTCCCGGGTCTCATCGAAATGCATGGCCACATGGGCCAGGACGCCGCCTTGAAGAACATTGCCGCCGGCGTGACGCTGATGCGCGACATGGGCAACGACAATGAAGTGCTCAGTGAACTGATCACCAAGATCGAGGCGGGGACGCTGGCGGGCCCCCGCGTCGTGCGCTCCGGCTTCATCGAAGGCAAGAGCCCGTTCAATTCGAACAACGGCATCCTCGTCACCAGCGAAGAAGAGGCCGTTGCCGCCGTCGACTGGTATGCCGACCAGGGTGAGTTCTGGTCGATCAAGATCTACAACTCGATGAACCCGCTCTGGATTCCCGCAGTCATCGCGCGCGCCAAGGAGCGCGGCCTGCATGTCACCGGCCACGTGCCCGCCTTCACCAATGCGAACGCGATGATCGAGATGGGCTATGACGAGATGACCCATATCAACCAGGTCATGCTTGGCTGGGTGCTGACGCCGGAGGAAGACACCCGCACGCTGCTGCGCCTCACGGCGCTGCAACGCCTGCCGAACGTTGATCTCGATGGCCCGGAGGTGAAGTACACGCTCGACCTGATGGTGGCCAATGGCGTCGCCATCGATCCGACCGTGGCGATCCACGAGGCGCTGCTCCTCTCGCGCAATGGCGAGACGCAGGCTGGCATGGCCGACTATGTCGACCACATGCCGGTCGCCGTGCAGCGCGAGGCGAAAGCCGCCTGGTCGGCGATCAATTCGCCGGAGGAAGACGAAGCCTATCGCGGCGCGTTCGATCAGATCATCGGCACCGTGAAACGCATGAAGGACCGCGGTATCTTCATTGTCATGGGCACCGACCTCGGCGGCGCGCTGACGCTGCACCGGGAACTGGAGCTCTATCAGAATGTCGGCTTCACGCCGGCCGAGATCCTCGCCCGCGCGACCTATGAGGAGGCCGAGTACATGGGCCTCGGCGCCGAGCTCGGCTCGATCGAGCCTCGCCGGTTCGCCGACTTCTTCCTCGTGCCCGGCAATCCGGTCGAGGACCTGAAGGCGATCAAGACCATCCGCATGGTCTCGAAAGGCGACACGGTCTACTTCCCCAGCGAGATCTATCCCTATTTCGGCATCCGTCCGTTCGCGGAGGCACCGGCCGTCGCGCCGCCTGCTGGAAAGTAA
- a CDS encoding RluA family pseudouridine synthase, which translates to MSSQIITETVSDKEAGARLDRWIKRRVQLTQGQIEKMLRTGQIRVNGARAKANQRLETGHEVRLPIFSTETMAPKKHHAEKASAEDKAFLESLIIYEDDDMMALNKPAGIAVQGGSGQGRHIDGLLMSVYGDEEHRPVLVHRLDKETSGVLLLAKHPRAAHQLADMFRGRDMDKVYWAVTVGVPNPPMGQIRCWMVKGIPDEDEPNGYRVVDPKAGGKRRDGDRERMFRSAQGVEGARHSITDYNVISTAGPKAAWVAMKPETGRMHQLRFHMLEMNTSILGDHKYKSRREVPQGLADGMHLHARALVIPREHGKPTVIVAPLPPHMKQTFEQLGFLEQEAGKDPLAPFL; encoded by the coding sequence ATGAGCAGTCAGATCATCACCGAAACCGTCTCCGACAAGGAAGCCGGTGCCCGGCTCGACCGCTGGATCAAGCGCCGCGTGCAGCTGACCCAGGGCCAGATCGAGAAGATGCTGCGCACCGGCCAGATCCGCGTCAACGGCGCCCGCGCCAAGGCCAACCAGCGCCTCGAGACGGGCCATGAAGTCCGCCTGCCGATCTTCAGCACCGAGACGATGGCGCCGAAGAAGCACCACGCCGAAAAGGCCAGCGCCGAGGACAAGGCCTTCCTTGAGTCGCTCATCATCTACGAAGACGACGACATGATGGCCCTGAACAAGCCCGCCGGCATCGCCGTGCAGGGCGGCTCGGGGCAGGGCCGCCACATCGACGGCCTCCTGATGAGCGTCTACGGCGATGAAGAGCACCGCCCGGTTCTCGTTCACCGGCTCGACAAGGAAACCTCCGGCGTCCTCCTCCTCGCCAAGCACCCGCGCGCTGCTCATCAGCTGGCGGACATGTTCCGCGGCCGGGACATGGACAAGGTCTACTGGGCCGTCACGGTCGGCGTACCCAACCCACCGATGGGCCAGATCCGCTGCTGGATGGTGAAGGGCATTCCCGACGAGGACGAGCCGAACGGCTACCGCGTCGTCGATCCCAAAGCCGGCGGCAAGCGCCGCGACGGCGACCGCGAGCGCATGTTCCGCTCGGCGCAGGGCGTCGAAGGCGCGCGCCATTCGATCACCGACTATAACGTCATCTCCACCGCCGGCCCGAAAGCCGCCTGGGTCGCCATGAAGCCGGAAACCGGCCGCATGCACCAGCTGCGTTTCCACATGCTGGAGATGAACACGTCCATCCTCGGCGACCACAAGTACAAGTCCCGCCGCGAAGTCCCGCAGGGCCTCGCCGACGGCATGCACCTGCACGCCCGCGCCCTCGTCATCCCGCGCGAGCACGGCAAGCCGACGGTCATCGTCGCGCCCCTGCCGCCGCACATGAAACAGACCTTCGAACAGCTCGGCTTCCTCGAACAGGAGGCCGGCAAGGACCCGCTGGCGCCGTTCCTCTAG
- the crcB gene encoding fluoride efflux transporter CrcB, translating to MNHFLLVAAGGALGAGLRHGVGLLTLRHLPAGWPWGTFTVNILGSFAMGLLVGWLALKAEGAGQGTRLFLATGLLGGFTTFSAFSLETMNLIRTGETAKALAYVGLSVLLGVAALGLGLWLTRKGFA from the coding sequence ATGAACCACTTTCTCCTAGTCGCAGCTGGCGGCGCCCTCGGCGCAGGCCTGCGCCACGGCGTCGGCCTCCTCACCCTGCGCCACCTCCCGGCCGGCTGGCCGTGGGGCACGTTCACCGTGAACATCCTCGGCAGCTTCGCCATGGGCCTCCTCGTCGGCTGGCTCGCCCTCAAGGCCGAAGGCGCCGGGCAAGGCACGCGCCTCTTCCTCGCCACCGGCCTCCTCGGCGGCTTCACCACCTTTTCCGCCTTCTCGCTGGAGACCATGAACCTCATCCGCACCGGCGAAACCGCCAAGGCGCTCGCCTATGTGGGCCTGTCGGTCCTCCTCGGCGTCGCGGCGCTCGGCCTCGGCCTGTGGCTCACCCGGAAGGGCTTCGCATGA
- a CDS encoding alpha/beta hydrolase → MAKRIAASPPGERPASAGERLIRDRIGSRTRVLRVWQTGFVESEGRHVEYMRFGRPELRPLVWLHSIDYPMAPPWGFCVDAAERGFGVISVRRPGFGATSPVDDTGEEVRLLRAFIEEAELRDVVLVVEGTSRPAGLRLALECPQVSYTLLVRPCYVAEDNSSAAPWLRDIILQALQSRAGASLSLTALKQVVRRAGYQWLYERLHNDPRDHEFIRGNDRDLMEAWACIQAISADTFRRDLKALEPDPMLAPGCLADFRGVALTGADMPVEWRTLFLAKSESLGIEARFLPVGSFFSAYASDRDLLDLVEQRT, encoded by the coding sequence TTGGCCAAACGCATTGCCGCCTCTCCGCCGGGCGAACGGCCCGCGTCGGCCGGTGAGCGGCTGATCCGCGACCGGATTGGCAGCCGCACCCGCGTGCTGCGCGTCTGGCAGACCGGGTTCGTGGAATCGGAGGGGCGGCATGTCGAGTACATGCGCTTCGGCCGGCCGGAGCTTCGCCCGCTCGTCTGGCTGCACTCCATCGATTATCCGATGGCGCCGCCCTGGGGCTTCTGCGTTGATGCGGCCGAGCGGGGCTTCGGCGTGATTTCGGTTCGACGGCCGGGTTTCGGCGCGACGAGCCCTGTGGATGATACCGGCGAGGAAGTGCGCCTGCTGAGGGCCTTCATCGAGGAGGCCGAACTGCGGGACGTGGTACTGGTGGTCGAGGGCACCTCGCGCCCGGCCGGGCTGCGGCTGGCGCTCGAATGCCCGCAGGTCAGCTACACCCTGCTGGTGCGCCCCTGCTACGTGGCCGAAGACAACAGCAGCGCGGCGCCGTGGCTGCGCGACATCATCCTGCAGGCCTTGCAGTCGCGCGCCGGCGCCAGCTTGTCGCTGACGGCGCTGAAACAGGTGGTGCGCCGCGCGGGCTACCAGTGGCTCTACGAGCGGTTGCACAACGATCCGCGCGACCACGAGTTCATCCGCGGCAATGACCGCGACCTGATGGAAGCCTGGGCCTGCATCCAGGCCATTTCGGCCGACACGTTCCGGCGCGACCTGAAGGCGCTTGAACCTGATCCGATGCTGGCACCCGGCTGCCTCGCCGACTTCCGCGGCGTGGCGCTGACCGGCGCCGACATGCCGGTCGAGTGGCGCACGCTGTTCCTCGCCAAATCCGAAAGCCTCGGCATTGAGGCGCGGTTCCTGCCGGTGGGTAGCTTCTTTTCGGCCTATGCCAGCGACCGGGACTTGCTGGACCTGGTCGAGCAGCGGACGTGA
- a CDS encoding GFA family protein yields MLEGSCDCGAVRYTVEDALDEVTECNCGICRRSGGLWAYYSPKKVTMTGPTDIYLRGDRMLEMHHCKTCRCLMWWVPVNKSYDRMAVNARMLPLGAWDETPVKKCDGASW; encoded by the coding sequence ATGCTCGAAGGCTCATGCGATTGCGGCGCGGTCCGCTACACCGTTGAGGACGCGCTGGACGAAGTGACGGAGTGCAATTGTGGCATCTGCCGCCGCTCAGGCGGGCTGTGGGCCTATTACTCGCCCAAGAAAGTCACCATGACGGGGCCGACCGATATCTACCTGCGCGGCGACCGGATGCTGGAAATGCACCACTGCAAGACCTGCCGGTGCCTGATGTGGTGGGTGCCGGTGAACAAGAGCTACGACCGCATGGCTGTGAATGCGCGCATGCTTCCGCTTGGCGCGTGGGATGAGACGCCGGTCAAGAAGTGCGACGGGGCAAGCTGGTGA
- a CDS encoding acyl-CoA carboxylase subunit beta, which translates to MKDVIEALEAKREAARLGGGEKRIESQHAKGKLTARERVAVLLDEGSFEEYDMFVEHRCADFDMQDQKIPGDGVVTGQGTINGRLVYVFSKDFTVFGGSLSRAHAEKIVKVQQMAARNGAPVIGLFDAGGARIQEGVDSLAGYADIFMENVLSSGVIPQISVIMGPCAGGDVYSPAMTDFIFMVKDTSYMYVTGPDVVKTVTNEEVTHETLGGASVHAKKSGVVDGAFENDIEALIQMRRLVDFLPLSNREQPPVRPVHDVFDRQEMSLDTLIPPNPNTPYDMKELIAKVLDEGDFFEISPQFGGNVICGFGRIEGSTVGVVANQPMTLAGVLDIDASRKAARFVRFCDCFNIPLVTFVDVPGFMPGTKQEYGGLIKHGAKLLFAYAEATVPKVTVITRKAYGGAYDVMSSKHLRGDVNYAWPTAEIAVMGAKGAVEIIFRKEAGDPEKLAARTKEYEENFANPYVAAKKGYIDDIIMPHNTRRRIARSLRTLKNKKLSNPWKKHDNIPL; encoded by the coding sequence ATGAAGGACGTGATCGAGGCACTGGAAGCGAAGCGCGAAGCGGCGCGGCTTGGCGGCGGCGAGAAGCGCATCGAAAGCCAGCATGCCAAGGGCAAGCTCACCGCCCGCGAGCGCGTCGCCGTCCTCCTCGACGAAGGCAGCTTCGAGGAATACGACATGTTCGTCGAGCACCGCTGCGCCGACTTCGACATGCAGGACCAGAAGATCCCCGGCGACGGCGTCGTCACGGGGCAGGGCACGATCAACGGCCGCCTCGTCTACGTCTTCTCGAAGGACTTCACCGTCTTCGGCGGCTCGCTGTCGCGCGCCCATGCCGAGAAGATCGTCAAGGTCCAGCAGATGGCCGCCCGCAATGGCGCGCCGGTCATCGGCCTCTTCGATGCCGGCGGCGCCCGCATCCAGGAAGGCGTGGACTCGCTCGCGGGCTATGCCGACATCTTCATGGAGAACGTGCTCTCCTCCGGCGTCATCCCGCAGATCTCCGTCATCATGGGCCCCTGCGCCGGCGGCGACGTCTACTCGCCCGCGATGACCGACTTCATCTTCATGGTGAAGGACACCTCCTACATGTACGTGACCGGCCCGGACGTTGTGAAAACCGTCACCAACGAGGAAGTCACCCACGAGACCCTCGGCGGCGCATCCGTGCACGCGAAGAAATCCGGCGTTGTCGACGGCGCCTTCGAGAACGACATCGAGGCGCTGATCCAGATGCGCCGCCTGGTCGATTTCCTGCCGCTGTCAAACCGCGAGCAGCCGCCCGTGCGCCCGGTGCATGACGTTTTCGACCGTCAGGAAATGAGCCTCGACACGCTCATCCCGCCGAACCCGAACACGCCTTACGACATGAAGGAACTGATTGCGAAAGTCCTGGACGAGGGCGACTTCTTCGAGATCAGCCCGCAATTCGGCGGCAACGTCATCTGCGGCTTCGGCCGCATCGAGGGCTCGACCGTCGGCGTGGTGGCGAACCAGCCGATGACGCTCGCCGGCGTGCTCGACATCGACGCCAGCCGCAAGGCCGCGCGCTTCGTGCGCTTCTGCGACTGTTTCAATATTCCGCTGGTCACCTTCGTCGACGTGCCGGGCTTCATGCCGGGCACCAAGCAGGAATATGGCGGCCTCATCAAGCACGGCGCCAAGCTCCTCTTCGCCTATGCCGAAGCGACCGTTCCGAAAGTCACCGTCATTACACGGAAGGCCTATGGCGGCGCCTATGACGTGATGAGCTCAAAACACCTGCGCGGCGACGTGAACTATGCCTGGCCGACCGCCGAGATCGCCGTGATGGGCGCCAAGGGCGCCGTTGAGATCATCTTCCGCAAGGAAGCCGGCGATCCGGAAAAGCTCGCCGCCCGCACAAAGGAATACGAGGAAAACTTCGCGAACCCCTACGTCGCCGCGAAGAAGGGCTATATCGACGACATCATCATGCCCCACAACACCCGCCGCCGCATCGCACGCTCCCTCCGTACCCTGAAGAACAAGAAACTGTCGAACCCCTGGAAAAAGCACGACAACATTCCGCTGTAG
- a CDS encoding ATPase, which translates to MTQATDPRPKRFYKTAAAERLGDAWTVSLDGRTIKTPDRNALALPTRALAEALAAEWNAQGEHIDLGALYLTRLANVAIDKVADARDGLADELARYCETDLICHIAEEPEELIALEEGHWAPVREWAADTLGVILVTTEGVRAAPQPDASLDAARDYALSLDDFRLAALVYACALYGSALLAMAVCEGALPAEEAFEMSRLDEAWQMARWGEDEEALAAAELKRAEARAIGVWFGGLAG; encoded by the coding sequence ATGACGCAGGCGACTGATCCCCGACCCAAACGATTTTACAAGACGGCCGCGGCCGAGCGCCTTGGCGACGCATGGACCGTGTCGCTCGACGGGCGCACGATCAAGACGCCGGACCGCAATGCCCTCGCCCTGCCGACGCGGGCGCTGGCCGAGGCGCTGGCAGCGGAATGGAACGCGCAGGGCGAGCATATCGACCTCGGCGCGCTCTACCTGACCCGGCTGGCCAATGTGGCAATCGACAAGGTGGCGGACGCGCGCGACGGGCTGGCCGACGAGCTGGCGCGCTATTGCGAGACGGACCTGATCTGCCACATCGCCGAAGAGCCCGAGGAGCTGATAGCGCTGGAGGAAGGCCACTGGGCGCCTGTGCGCGAGTGGGCGGCCGATACGCTGGGCGTGATCCTGGTGACGACCGAAGGCGTGCGCGCGGCGCCGCAGCCGGACGCCTCGCTGGACGCGGCGCGCGACTATGCGCTGTCGCTGGACGATTTCCGGCTGGCGGCGCTGGTCTATGCCTGCGCGCTGTATGGCTCGGCGCTGCTGGCGATGGCGGTGTGCGAGGGTGCTCTGCCTGCGGAGGAAGCCTTCGAGATGTCGCGCCTCGACGAGGCCTGGCAGATGGCGCGCTGGGGCGAGGACGAAGAAGCGCTGGCGGCGGCGGAGCTGAAGCGCGCGGAGGCACGGGCGATCGGCGTGTGGTTTGGCGGGCTGGCGGGATAG
- a CDS encoding HAD-IA family hydrolase, producing the protein MPELRLAIWDVDGTLVDSRKVIQACMESAFTQCGLPPPDYDATRRVIGISLVEALTILAPPDLGAERMGTLVTHYKNAFTIQRAAPDHHEPMYDGALDVLDRLKDDGWLLAIATGKTHRGLDGLFEKHAIRSYFDTIWCADDGPGKPNPFMVEQAMRALGCAPAQSLMIGDAIHDMAMARAAGVRALGVSWGFGQADELTEAGAHEVHHDFRTLTDSLTAFAPA; encoded by the coding sequence GTGCCTGAACTTCGCCTCGCCATCTGGGACGTCGACGGCACGCTCGTCGACTCGCGCAAGGTCATCCAGGCCTGCATGGAATCGGCGTTCACCCAGTGCGGTCTTCCGCCCCCGGACTATGACGCCACCCGCCGCGTCATCGGCATCAGCCTCGTCGAAGCGCTGACCATCCTCGCGCCGCCGGATCTCGGCGCCGAGCGCATGGGCACGCTCGTCACGCACTACAAGAACGCCTTCACGATCCAGCGCGCCGCGCCGGACCACCACGAGCCAATGTACGACGGCGCGCTCGACGTGCTGGACCGCCTCAAGGACGACGGCTGGCTCCTCGCCATCGCCACCGGCAAGACCCATCGCGGCCTCGACGGCCTGTTCGAGAAGCATGCCATCCGCTCATACTTCGACACCATCTGGTGCGCCGATGACGGCCCCGGCAAGCCCAATCCGTTCATGGTGGAGCAGGCGATGCGCGCGCTCGGCTGCGCCCCGGCCCAATCCCTGATGATCGGCGACGCCATCCACGACATGGCCATGGCCCGCGCCGCCGGCGTACGCGCCCTCGGTGTCAGCTGGGGCTTCGGACAGGCCGACGAGCTCACCGAAGCTGGCGCCCACGAAGTCCACCACGACTTCCGTACCCTGACGGACAGCCTGACGGCCTTCGCGCCCGCCTGA